Genomic DNA from Sphingomonas lacunae:
ATGACCAGCACGTCGCCGGCTTTGACCGACTGTGTATCGACCACTTTCACTTCCTTGACTGCCCCCGCAACGAGCGGCGTCACCTGCGCAAGATCGGCCGCGACATAGGCATTGCCGCTGTTAACGATGCCGCGTTGGGTTACGAACCACCAGCCTACGGTAACCGTCGCCACAGCCACCACAATGATCGCAAAGCGCCAGAGCAATTGGCGACGGCGGGCATGATTGGAGGAGGCCTTGTTTGCCACGTCGAGGGCTGCAGGAGACGGAGCTGTATCAGTCACGGGGAGGTTCCGTTTCGGGGGAGCTGTCAGCGGCAAAGCCGCCACCAAGCGCACGGATGAGGGCAATGTCGGCAGAAACCGACTGGCTTTCGAGAAGGGCAAGACTGCGGCTGGCGCTGATCAGTCCCTGATCGGCGACAAGCAATGGCAACTGGCCGGTTACGCCTTCGCGATAGCGCAGTTCGGCAATGCGGCGCGCTTCGCCAGCCGATGCGAGACCGGATCGGGCAGCAGCCAGCTGTTCGCCGATGGCGCGCTTGGTTACCAGCGCGTCCGCCACATCGCGCAACGCGTCGAGCAAGGCCTGGTCATAGTTGGCGACCGCTTGATCATAGCCGGCGCGGGCAGCGCGATAACGCCCCTCAGTTCCGTTCCGTGCGAAGATCGGGAGACGCAGGGCGGGACCGATGTTGCTGAAGAAAGAGGAACCGCGCAACAAATCGGACAGACCAATGGATTGCAGGCCGGCCACCGCTGTCAGGTTGATGCTGGGATAAAAATCCGCCCGGGCAACACCGATGCGATCGGCGGCCGCCTGTGCCCGCAGGCGCGCCGAGACGAGATCGGGTCGGCGGCCGACCAGATCGAGCGGCAGGTTGGCGGGGGCCGTGGCGGCGGTCTGGGCGTTCAGGCGGGGTGCCGTAATGGCGAGGCCGCGGTCCGGACCTGCGCCGAGCAGAGCGGCCAAGGCATGACGCAGCAACAGTTCATCCTGGCGCGCCGCCGCTAGCAAGGCTTCTGCCTCTGCCACGCGGCTATTGGCCATCGCGCTTGCACCGCGGTTATCGAGGCCGGCGGATACCCGGTCGGCTGTCAGGCGGGCAGTGGCCCGGGCGGTATCAAGCGACTGGCGCGAGGCATCGACCAGCGCCATCTGTCCGGCAAGGCGGGCGTAGGTGGCCGCAATAGACGTCGACAGGGCGAGACGCGCCTGCGCGGTATCGACACGGGCGGCGTCAGCCTCCCCACGCGCGGCGCGCAGGGCGGCGCGATTACGCCCCCATAGGTCGAGGTCATAGCCGAAACTGCCGGCTATCCGCCCGGTACTGCGCAGATTGCCGGGGATGAGGCCGGGCGGAAAGCCCTGATTCTGGCTCATCGACTGGCCACCGACGCTGGCATCCAGCACCAGGCCTGGGCCAGTGGCGGCTCCCGCTTGCATCGCCTGGGCATCGGCAGCGGCGAGGCGGGCGGCAGCAAGGTCAACCGTGGGACTGTTGGCGAGACCTTCGGCGATCAGCGCGTCGAGTTGCGAATCGCCCAAATGGGTCCACCACTCATCCGCGGGAAAAGTGCCGGGATCGGCCGCAAGGCTGACCGACGCAGCTGGTGTTGTAGCGTCGAGCGGCGCAAGCGGTGGTGCCATGTCGGGCATCGTCGCGCAGCCAGCGAGAAGGGGGGTGAGCGCAACCAGGCAGGCCAGCCTTTGGCGGGTCCTAGCCCGGTCACGCCGCACCACGGGGAGAAGCGTACTGGATAGTATCATTGGCGCGGGGATGCTCCTCCACACCGCCCTTGTCAAGAAAAATGATACCACCTAGTATCATCGCCATGAACAGTGCGACCGCCCGAGCTTCCAGTTCCAGACAAAGTGACGAACGCCGCCAACGCATTGTCACGGTGGCAACGCAGATGTTTATCGACCATGGCTTCGCCCGCACGTCCATGTCGCAGGTGGCGGCGATGGTCGGTGGATCCAAAACGACCCTGTGGTCCTATTTCCCGGACAAAAACGCTCTGTTCATGGCGGTCGCCGATGATCTCATCGAACGCTATTTCGGCCCTGTGGAGCGCTATCTGGCATTGGCCAGCGACCTAAGGAGCGACCTGCTGCATGTCGCCCGGTCCCTGCTGGGCGCCGCCATGTCGCCCGAGATTAGCGGGCTGATGCGTATCGCCACCGCTGAAGCAAGGCACTTTGAGGCCCTCGCCGACATGTTTGACACACGCGGCCTTGGCTATGGCTGGCAAGTTATCAGCAACTATCTGGAGCGAGCCAGGGCGGCGGGACAGATTGTCACCAGTTGTGATACGCAGATAGCCGCACGACAATTTGTCGGCCTGTGCCAGTCCAACTGGGTGCAAAGGGTGATGCTGACCGGCGCGCCACCGCCCCGGCCTGAGCTGCTGGAGGAAGATGCGCGATCGGCGGTTGACACCTTCCTTCTCGCCTTTGCCCGCTAAAGGCGCAAGGCCGGTTGCAAATCGCCGCCAGTGCCGCCAGAGCCGCCGTCGTGAGCGCGACCATCGAAATAGGCAGAGACGGCACTGGCGAGCCGGTGCTGGTCGACATGGAGGAATTGTTGGCGACCCGGTTGCTCGTGCAGGGCAATTCCGGTTCCGGCAAGTCGCACCTGCTGCGCCGCCTGTTGGAAGAAAGCGCGGCGCTGGTACAGCAGGTGGTGATCGACCCTGAGGGGGACTTTGCTTCACTCGCCGATGAGTTCGGCCATGTGGTGATCGAGGCAGGCGATTATGACGAGCGCGAAATCGGCCGGATCGGCAGCCGCATCCGACAGCATCGCGCTTCTGTGGTGCTCAATCTCGAATCGCTTGAGCTCGAGGCGCAGATGGGCTGTGCCGCAACCTTCCTCAACGCCCTGTTCGATGCGCCACGTGACCATTGGTATCCGGCGCTGGTGGTGGTCGATGAGGCGCAGATGTTTGCCCCCGCCGCCGCTGGCGACGTGGCCGATGCGGCGCGGCGGGTCAGTCTGGCGGCGATGACCAACCTGATGTGCCGGGGGCGCAAACGCGGGCTCGCCGGGATCATCGCGACCCAGCGATTGGCAAAGCTCGCGAAGAATGTCGCGGCGGAAGCGTCCAACTTCCTGATGGGGCGGACCTTCCTCGACATTGACATGGCGCGGGCCGCCGACCTGCTCGGCATGGAGCGGCGGCAGGCGGAGAGCATCCGCGATCTGGCGCGGGGACATTTCCTCGGGCTGGGACCGGCAATCTCCCGGCGGCCGGTCGCGGTCAAGATCGGACCGGTGCGGACCAGCACACGCGGCGGCACACATAGTCTGCTGCCCATGCCCGAGGTCGAGGCGGCCAATGTGCGAACCATGCTGTTCGCGGAACTGGAAGCTGAAGCGCCGCCGCTCCGCGCCGAGCCACGGCCGAGGGTGGTGCCGGCGGATGAGTTGATCCGCACGATCAGCGAACCTGTCGCTGCGTTGGCCAGTGCGCCCGATGCACCGCCACAGCCCGACGCGCGGGAGAGCGAGGCGATTATCCGGGCTGTGCTGGCCGACATGCTGGCCGACGACGATGTGATGGCCCAGCCGACAGCGGCGCAATATCAGGACTTCAGCGTGCGCTGCCGGATGCGGCGGATGACGCGGGCGCCGCTCGACCTTGCCGCTTTCCGTCGCCGCTTTGCCCTGGCGCAGGCGGGGGTCGAGGACCCAGAGGATGCGCAATGGGCGCCATTGCTGGCGATAGCCGCGCGGCTGCCCGAGGACATGCTTGCGCCGTTCATGCTGATCGGCAGGGCGGCGATGGATGGCCTGCCCTGCCCCGATGATGACGCGATCGGCCGCGCCTATGGGACCAGCTCAACCGGGCGGGTGCGGCGGCTGCTCGACTATATGGAAAAGCAGGGCGTGATAGTCGTGCGCACTGATTTTGGCGGGCGGCGTTCAGTCGTTGTACCCGATTTGGGCGTCATGGCAGGGCTCAGCGGCGAAGGATGAGGATGGAAGAGACAATGGCAGACCGCAATCCCCCCCTGGCAGGGTCGAATGAAGACGTCACCAGCGGCGGCTGGCTTGGCGAAGTGACCGAGGGTGAGTGGAAAGGCTGGTTGAAGTGGATGCCCGGCGACCCGTTTGAGGACCATGTCGGCCCCTTTTACGCGCGGCGCGACGAGCAAGGCATTGTGTGCGCATTCCGTCCGCAAGCGCATAATTGCAACGGTGGCGGCATGATACATGGCGGCACGCTGATGACCTTTGCTGACTATGCGCTGTTCATGATCCCGGCTCAGTCGGGTGAGATGGTCCATGGCGTTACGGTGACGATGAACAGCGAGTTTGTTGGCCCCGCCCGCGCCGGGGAGATGTTGACGGCGCGGGGGGACGTTGTGCGGGCAGGTAAAAGCCTGGTTTTCGTGCGCGGAACGATCAGCGGCGAAGAGGGCCCGGTGCTCGCCTTTTCAGGGACGATAAAGCGCATCAATCGCCGCTAGGATCAGTCCTGCGCCGGACGTCGAGCGTACCAGCCAAATGCCGCAATGAGCACATAGCAGAGCGCCGGCAGGGCCATGGCAATCGCGAGGCTACCGGAGACATCGGCGATAACGCCCGTGACCAGCGGCACCACCGCTCCACCAAAAATGGCGACGTTGATGATGCCAGATCCGTCAGCAGCACGCGGCCCCAGTTTTTCACAGGCAAGACTGAAGATCGTCGGGAACATGATGGCGTTCATAAGGCCAATTGCGAGCAGACTGTAACCCGATACGAAGCCCGTCGTGGTGGTCGACACAAGCAACAGGGTGGTCGCTCCAACAGCGACACAGGCGAGCAGCTTGCCGGGGCTGACCAGGCGCAGCAACAGAGAGCCGATGAATCGGCCGACCATGGCGCCTCCCCAATAGAGTCCGATCAGCTTGCCTGCCGCCTGTTCCGGCAAGGCCAGCACGTGCGGCTGCATGAGATAATTGACGATCAGCGAGCCGATGGCGACCTCTGCCCCAACGTAGAGGAAGATACACAGCGCGCCAAAGCTGAAGCGCGGGCGTTCGCGGAGCAAGGCAAAGCCGCCGGTCAGCGAACTTTGCTCGTGCTGCTCACCCGTGAGGCGATTGCGGAACAACCAGACGGCTGTCGCAACAACGGCCAGCGCAAAGGCGATACCAAGATAGCCCGATACAATCGCCTGGCTTTCCGCCGTCCGATAAGCGTCAAGTTCCGCACCGGACAACTGGTCAGCGGACATTGTGGCGAGACTGCCGAGGATGAGGATAGAGCCGACGATGGGAAATATGGTGGTGCCGAGCGAGTTGAAGGCCTGGGCAAAGGTCAGGCGGCTGTGCGCTGTCTGCGGCTTGCCAAGCAGCGAAATCAGCGGATTGGCAACAACCTGAACCAGCACGACGCCGCTCGCCAGAACGAAAAGGGCAAAGAGGAAGAGCGGATAGGTTGCCATTTGCGAGGCGGGAATGAACAGGAGGCAGCCAACCAGCATGGTCAGCAAGCCCGCCACCGCACCGCGCATGTAACCGATCCGCTTGACCAGCTGCGCGCCGGGAATGCCCATGACGAGATAGGCAGTGAAGAAGCAGAACTGCACCAGCATCGCCTGGGTATAGTTGAGCGTGAACAGTTCTTTGAGCTTGGGGATGATCACATCGTTGAGCGAGGTAATCCCGCCAAAGATGAAAAAGAGGGCAAAGACGAAAAGCTGAAGGCCAAGGACATTGCCCTGCTCCCCGGCCGGAAGATTGCCCGCCCCCCTACCGCCCGCGCCCATTGGTGCCATTGCCATCCTGCCTGTCCCCCGGCTTGCCTGCGGCTGGGCCGCATTTGTGTGTTGGACACAAGGCATGCCGCATAGATGCGCTACTGGCAAACCGACAACTTGCATTATACGTATGTGGATAGGGAACGGCCCCGCTCCGCAACAGCGGAACGGGGCCAGGCGACCCGGGGCTGTGGCCCGGCGGGATCAGAAGGCGATGCTGAAGGAGCCGACGAGGCGGGCGTCGCCCAGCGAGCCGAAGGCGTTTGTGCCTGTGTCGTGGTAGCGGACATCAACCTTGGCACCGGGCATGACCTCATAGGCGACTCCCAGATTCCAGGTGTCATAGTCGGCAAGACGGTCGATCTGCTGGCGGCCAAAGGCACCCGAGAGGGTCAGTTTCTCGGCCAGCGGTGCAGAGGCGGCGAGCTCGGCATAGGTCGCGGGATTTGACGAACCGAAATAATCGGGCGTGTGATAGACGGCGAGCGTCAGGCCGACCGGGCCGGCATTGGTCGACAACGCAGCCTTGGCCTCGATCGTGTCGATGTTCACCGGCGCATCGATATAGCCGTAACGAACAAATCCAATGTCGAGTTTGGCACCGCCGAGATCGGCCACATAGCCTCCCCAGATGTCATATTCCTGATCGATACCCAGGAAATCGACATTTTCGGTTCCGGCGCCAAGGTAGAAGCCGCCTGACGCTATGCTGACAGTGGCGAACACCGCCGGGTCGCTGTCTGTCTGGCTGACACCGCGCCACACATAGTCGGTGGCGGCAGACAGTCCAAAGCTGACGGTCGGGCCGGAACTGACACTGGTCTGCGCTTCTGCGGCCGGAGCCTGATTGTCATAGGAACTGGCTTCCTGTGCCAGTGCGACGGCGGGCAACAGGGCGGCGGCAAGTGCGACGGTGAAGGTGATGGCTTTCATGGCAAAGTCCCCCTTGCTCCAGCAAGGCCCCTGCCCTGCCGGTCAATGATTTCTGGAATTGGGAAGGTTGGTGGACGGCCCGGAGGCAGGACCGGGATGGGAGAGAGTTTGCCCCGCCCGCCGGGCCGTCCGCTGTGGTCAGCGGTGCGTCAGAAGAAGCCGAGCTTCTGTGGAGCGTAGCTGACCAGCATGTTTTTGGTCTGCTGATAATGGTCGAGCATCATCTTGTGGGTTTCACGCCCGATGCCCGACTGCTTGTACCCGCCGAATGCGGCGTGGGCCGGATAGGCATGGTAGCAGTTGGTCCACACACGGCCCGCCTGAATGGCGCGGCCAAAGCGGTAGCAGGTATTGGCATCGCGGCTCCAAAGCCCTGCGCCAAGACCGTAGGCGCTGTCATTGGCGATGGCGAGCGCTTCCTCCGGTGTCGAGAATGTGGTGGTCGAGACGACCGGGCCGAAGATTTCCTCCTGGAAGATGCGCATCTTGTTGTGGCCGCGAAAGACGGTCGGCTTGATGTAAAAGCCACCGGCTAGATCACCACCGAGGTCAGCAGCGCTGCCACCGGTCAGCACTTCGGCGCCTTCGTCACGACCGATCTGCAGGTAGCGCAGGATCTTTTGCTGTTGTTCCTCGCTGGCCTGCGCCCCGATCATCGTCGCGGGATCAAGCGGATTGCCCTGGACGATGGCTTCGACACGCTTGAGCGCGCGTTCCATGAAGCGGTCATAGATGCTTTCGTGGATCAAAGCGCGCGACGGGCAGGTGCAAACCTCACCCTGATTGAGGGCAAACATGACAAAGCCTTCGATCGCCTTGTCAAAGAAATCGTCATCCTGCGCGGCAACATCGGCGAAGAAGATGTTGGGGCTCTTGCCGCCAAGTTCGAGCGTCACCGGGATGAGGTTTTCGCTGGCATATTGCATGATCAACCGACCGGTCGAGGTTTCGCCGGTAAAGGCGATCTTGGCGATGCGCTTTGAGCTGGCGAGCGGCTTGCCGCATTCGAGGCCAAAGCCGTTGACGACATTGAGCACGCCCGGCGGGAGCAGATCGGCGATCAATTCCATCAGCACCATGATCGAGGCTGGCGTCTGCTCGGCGGGCTTCAGCACGATGCAGTTGCCGGCGGCGAGCGCGGGTGCGACTTTCCAAACCGCCATCAGGATGGGGAAGTTCCACGGGATGATCTGTCCAACAACGCCGAGCGGTTCGTGGAAGTGATAGGCCATGGTGTCATGGTCAATCTCTGCGATCGACCCTTCCTGGGCGCGGATGCAGCCAGCGAAATAGCGGAAATGATCGATGGCGAGCGGCATGTCGGCGGCCATCGTCTCGCGGATCGGCTTGCCATTGTCCCATGTCTCAGCGGTCGCGAGCAGGGCGAGGTTTTCCTCCATCACATCGGCGATGCGGTTGAGGATGACGGCGCGTTCGGCTGCGCTGGTGCGGCCCCAGGCATCCTTGGCGGCGTGAGCGGCATCGAGCGCCAGTTCGATGTCGGCTTCGTCCGAACGGGCGACGCGGCAGATAACCTGTCCATTGATCGGCGAGATATTGTCGAAATAGCGTCCGGCCCGCGGGGCAACCCATTTGCCGCCAATGAAATTGTCATAGCTCGCGGCAAAGGGCGAAACCATGCGGGTCGCTTCGGAAACTTGCATGTCCATGGCTCAATCCTCTCTCTAGTCCCGGAGCGGGCTGTGGCGCCCGTCCTTGCAGCCTGCCTGACATGGGTGCGGCAGGGCTAACAGGGGGGTGCCGAGGAAGGATGGGGAGAGGTGTATCGGTGGTGAGACAGGTTGGCGCTGGGCGCGTCGCAATCAGTTCATACCGCCCATGCCGGCGCGTTCCATGCGGCGATACATGGTTGCCCGGCCAATGCCCAGCAGGCGTGCGGCAGCGGCGACATTGCCGCCGGACCGGGCGAGGGCTTGCCGCAGGATGGCGCGCTCACCATCATTGAAGCCATTATTGCCATCAGTCCCCATGACGTCAGCAAGCGGACGCGGAGCGAAGTGCGAATCGGCGCCAAGCCGGAACTGGCGGCGAGCAGCGCGCGATGCACCGATCACCAGATCATCACGATCCACTGCGAGCAAGGCGGCGCCTGCACTCGGTTGGTTGCCGCCGGCATAAACAATGCGGGCATCGGCAAAGCGGCGGCAGAAGAAGTCCCGTTCGATGCTGCGCGCTGCATCCTGCACCAAAGTGGCGATCATCGTCGCCATCGCCTCGCCATGATCGGAGCGGGCGGTCGACACATCAAGCGCGGCAACGAGCCGTCCCTCGGGGTCAAAAATTGGCGCGTCCATACAGCTCACGCCGACATTGCGGCTGGCGAAATGATCGCCACGGAAAATGGTGACCGGTCGTGCCTCGACCAGACAGGTGCCAATACCATTTGTCCCTTCGTCGGATTCGCTCCACGACGCGCCAGGGGCGAGACCGATGGCGTCGAACATCTCCTTGTCGGCATCGAGCGCACGCGTTTCGAGAACGATGCCGCTGACATCCGAGATGATGACGCAGCAACCGGCTCCGCCGACGCTGCCAAACAGCCGGTCAAGCGAGGGGGTGGCGGCGGCGAGCAGTTCGCCATTGGCCTCCCGCAGGCGCGAGACAGCGCGATCATCCATTCGGTCGTTGCGGCTGGCAGCAGCAGGATCCAGCCCGTGATGCAGCGCGGAGCGGCACCAGCTCGCCGCAACGGCCGAGGTTGCCGCCGCCTGTGGCGACTGGACGGTGCTGAGCACCAGATCATTATGGTTATGCGCCTTGCCTACCATTGCGCCACTCTCCCGGTCCCGCTGCAGCGAGTATAGCTGTCCTTTGTGGCAACCATTACCCCCCGGCAGACGGAGCATCCTTGACCTTGCTCAACGAATTGCAAGCGCGGTGCGGCGGGCGGAGTGGTGCACCTGTCTCAAAAGTGAGACAGGTATGGGGCTTTACAATCGCTCGGCGTGCCAGCGGACGTGCTCGGCCATGAAGGTCGAGATGAAATAATAGCTATGGTCATAGCCGGGTTGCAGGCGGATGGTGGCGGGCTGGTTGGCCACTGTGCAGGCGTCCCGCAGCAGGTGGGTTTTGAGCTGGGCTTCGAGGAAACTGTCAGCCTCTCCCTGGTCGACCAGCAGATCGGGCAATCGGGCACCGTTGGCGATGAGGGCGCAGGCGTCATAGCTGGCCCATGCAGTTCGATCAGCGCCGAGGTAGCCGGTCAGCGCCTTTTCCCCCCAGGGGCAGTTGAACGGCGAGACAATCGGGGCAAAGGCGCTGACACTGCGGAACCGTTCCGGGTTGCGCAGCGCTATGGTCAGCGCGCCATGGCCGCCCATACTGTGGCCGGTGATGCCCTGACGCGCCATGTCGACCGGGAAATGCGCAGCGATCAGCGCGGGCAGTTCCAGCTCAATATAGGATCGCATGCGGTAGTGAGTGCTGAACGGTGCCTCGGTCGCGTCGACATAGAAGCCGGCACCGAGGCCGAAATCCCACGCCCCCTCCGCATCGTCGGGGACGGTTTCGCCGCGCGGGCTGGTGTCGGGCGCAATCAAGATGATGCCGTGTTCGGCGCAGGCGGAGCGATATTCGCCCTTTTCCATGACATTGGCATGGGTGCAGGTGAGGCCCGAGAGATACCACAAAACCGGGAGCTTCGCGCCCGGCGCATGATCAGGCACGAAGACAGCGAAAGTCATCTCTGTTCCCGTCGCGCTGCTGGCGTGGCGATAGACGCCCTGAGTGCCGCCGTGGCTGCGGTTGGTCGAGACGGTGTCTAGGCTCATCGGGCGGGTCCTGTCTGGCAAGGCTGGCGATGCGCGCCGCTATAGCAGCGATGCCCGACCTGTCACGATTCCCCATTGCCGCGAACCGCCCGCCTCCGCCAGATAGGGGGCAACGGAGGGAGAGAATGGGCATGAGCATGGATCCGCGAACACCGGTGATTGTCGGCGTGGGGCAGAAGACGGTGCATTGGAACCCGGCGACGGGTGATGCGGCACCGAGCCCGCAGTCGCTGCGCGCCGAGGCGGCGCAGCTGGCGCTGGCCGACAGTGGCGCGGGCGCGGCGCTGGGCGGCATCATCGACCGGGTGGTCGCGGTACGGACGATGCTCGACAGCGTGCCGGGTGCGCCGCAACCCTTTGGTCGCTGTGCCAACCCGCCGGGGACGGTGGTGGCCGACCTAGGCCTCGCCCCACGCGATTGCATCCACAGCAATGTAGGCGGTGACCAGCCGCAGGCGCTGGTCAATGAAAGCGCGGAGGCGATCCATGCCGGCGAAGTGCGCGCCGTGCTGCTGACCGGATCGGAAGCGACGGCGGCGATGAAGGCGGCATTGAAGGCCGGGCAGGCGCTCGATTGGAGCCACAGCGCAGGGGACGTGCAGGATGATCGGGGGCTGGGTGCTTCGCTGCTGTCACCCTATGATGTCGCCAACGGGCTCGGCGCGCCGACGCAGACCTATCCGGCGTTCGAGCAGGCGCTTAGGGTGCGGTGGGGCAACAGCCCGGCGCAACACCGAGCGCTCATGTCGCAGCTGTGGTCAGGCTTTTCGAGCGTGGCGGCGGCGAACCCGCATGCGCAATTCCCGGTCGAGCGGGATGTAGAATTTCTGTCGACCCCATCGAGGGAAAATTATCCGGTCGCCGATCCCTATCTCAAATGGGATGTGGCGCAGGATGCGGTCAACCAGGGCGCGGCAGTGGTGCTGACCAGCGTCGGCGAGGCGGACCGGCTGGGGATTTCGCCGGACAAGCGGGTGTTCCTGCACGGCCATGGCCATGTGAAGGACAAGGTGCCGAGCGAGCGGCCCGACCTCTCGCGGAGCCTCGCCACCGAACTGGTGCTGAGGCAGGCACTGGCGACGAGCGGTATGGCGGATGCGTCGCGGATAGGCCTCTATGACTTGTACAGCTGTTTCCCGGTCGCGGTGCTGCTGGCGGCGGAAGCGCTGGGACTCGACTGGCAGCGGGGCAGCAACCTGCCCGGCAGGGCGGCGGCACTGACGCTGACCGGCGGCCTCCCCTTCTTTGGCGGGGCGGGCAATAATTATTCGATGCACGGCATCGCCGAGATGGTCAGCCGGTTGCGCGGCGCGCCAGGAACGTACGGACTGGTCCTTGCCAATGGCGGATTCCTGTCGAAGGAAGCTGCGGGCGTTTATTCGACCGAGGCACCCGCGCAATGGCAGCCAGTCAGCAATGGGGCGATTCAGGCCGAGTGCGACGCGCAACAGGGGCCGCGCCTGCTGAGCGAAAGCGCCACCGCCACCATCGAAAGCTGGAGCGTGACCTGGGCCAAGGGCGAGCCGCAGCGCGGCTATGTCTTTGCCCGGACCGACGATGGCGCGCGCATCCTCGCCCGCACACGCAAGGATGAGGCAGGCAAGCTGCACGCGCTCGCCGACCCGGAGGCGGTCGGCAAGCGGGTGTCGATTGTCCATGAGGATGGCGTCAACCTGATCGCCTTTTGAGCGGAGACTGATGCGATGATCGAAGCGGGGGATGGCCAGCCGTTGTTGAGCGGGGTCAAGGTGATTGACCTGACCAGCGTCGTGTTCGGCCCCTATGCGACGCAGATATTGGCGGATATGGGCGCCGACGTGATCAAGGTCGAGCCACCGGCGGGAGACCAGTTCCGTCCAGGGACACGACCGGCGGTGACACCGGGGATGGGGTCAGGTTGGATGGCTGTCAATCGGGGCAAACGCTCCGTCGCGCTGGACCTGAAGTCCGCCGATGACCTGGCGGTGATGCAGCAACTGCTCGCCGAGGCAGACGTCTTTGTCGTCAATGTCCGCGGCAAGGCGATGGAGCGGCTGGGGCTCGATTATGCGGCGGTCAGCGCAATCAACCCGGCGATCATCTATGCCCATTGCGTCGGCTTTGGGCAGGACGGTCCCTATGCCGATTTACAGGCCTATGATGATGTCATTCAGGCGGCGAGCGGCACCACAACCCTGTTGCCGCGTGTCGATGGCGTGGCGAAGCCGCGTTACCTGCCCTCGCTGATCGCCGACAAGGTATCGGGCCTGCATGCCGCCTATGCGATACAGGCGGCGCTGATCCACAAGCTGAGGACCGGGCGTGGCCAGCATGTCGAAATCCCGATGTTCGAGGCGTTCACAAGCTTCATGATGCTGGAGCATCTCGGCG
This window encodes:
- a CDS encoding PaaI family thioesterase; protein product: MADRNPPLAGSNEDVTSGGWLGEVTEGEWKGWLKWMPGDPFEDHVGPFYARRDEQGIVCAFRPQAHNCNGGGMIHGGTLMTFADYALFMIPAQSGEMVHGVTVTMNSEFVGPARAGEMLTARGDVVRAGKSLVFVRGTISGEEGPVLAFSGTIKRINRR
- a CDS encoding efflux transporter outer membrane subunit, whose product is MILSSTLLPVVRRDRARTRQRLACLVALTPLLAGCATMPDMAPPLAPLDATTPAASVSLAADPGTFPADEWWTHLGDSQLDALIAEGLANSPTVDLAAARLAAADAQAMQAGAATGPGLVLDASVGGQSMSQNQGFPPGLIPGNLRSTGRIAGSFGYDLDLWGRNRAALRAARGEADAARVDTAQARLALSTSIAATYARLAGQMALVDASRQSLDTARATARLTADRVSAGLDNRGASAMANSRVAEAEALLAAARQDELLLRHALAALLGAGPDRGLAITAPRLNAQTAATAPANLPLDLVGRRPDLVSARLRAQAAADRIGVARADFYPSINLTAVAGLQSIGLSDLLRGSSFFSNIGPALRLPIFARNGTEGRYRAARAGYDQAVANYDQALLDALRDVADALVTKRAIGEQLAAARSGLASAGEARRIAELRYREGVTGQLPLLVADQGLISASRSLALLESQSVSADIALIRALGGGFAADSSPETEPPRD
- a CDS encoding TetR/AcrR family transcriptional regulator; translation: MNSATARASSSRQSDERRQRIVTVATQMFIDHGFARTSMSQVAAMVGGSKTTLWSYFPDKNALFMAVADDLIERYFGPVERYLALASDLRSDLLHVARSLLGAAMSPEISGLMRIATAEARHFEALADMFDTRGLGYGWQVISNYLERARAAGQIVTSCDTQIAARQFVGLCQSNWVQRVMLTGAPPPRPELLEEDARSAVDTFLLAFAR
- a CDS encoding TorF family putative porin translates to MKAITFTVALAAALLPAVALAQEASSYDNQAPAAEAQTSVSSGPTVSFGLSAATDYVWRGVSQTDSDPAVFATVSIASGGFYLGAGTENVDFLGIDQEYDIWGGYVADLGGAKLDIGFVRYGYIDAPVNIDTIEAKAALSTNAGPVGLTLAVYHTPDYFGSSNPATYAELAASAPLAEKLTLSGAFGRQQIDRLADYDTWNLGVAYEVMPGAKVDVRYHDTGTNAFGSLGDARLVGSFSIAF
- a CDS encoding ATP-binding protein, encoding MSATIEIGRDGTGEPVLVDMEELLATRLLVQGNSGSGKSHLLRRLLEESAALVQQVVIDPEGDFASLADEFGHVVIEAGDYDEREIGRIGSRIRQHRASVVLNLESLELEAQMGCAATFLNALFDAPRDHWYPALVVVDEAQMFAPAAAGDVADAARRVSLAAMTNLMCRGRKRGLAGIIATQRLAKLAKNVAAEASNFLMGRTFLDIDMARAADLLGMERRQAESIRDLARGHFLGLGPAISRRPVAVKIGPVRTSTRGGTHSLLPMPEVEAANVRTMLFAELEAEAPPLRAEPRPRVVPADELIRTISEPVAALASAPDAPPQPDARESEAIIRAVLADMLADDDVMAQPTAAQYQDFSVRCRMRRMTRAPLDLAAFRRRFALAQAGVEDPEDAQWAPLLAIAARLPEDMLAPFMLIGRAAMDGLPCPDDDAIGRAYGTSSTGRVRRLLDYMEKQGVIVVRTDFGGRRSVVVPDLGVMAGLSGEG
- a CDS encoding sugar MFS transporter, whose amino-acid sequence is MAMAPMGAGGRGAGNLPAGEQGNVLGLQLFVFALFFIFGGITSLNDVIIPKLKELFTLNYTQAMLVQFCFFTAYLVMGIPGAQLVKRIGYMRGAVAGLLTMLVGCLLFIPASQMATYPLFLFALFVLASGVVLVQVVANPLISLLGKPQTAHSRLTFAQAFNSLGTTIFPIVGSILILGSLATMSADQLSGAELDAYRTAESQAIVSGYLGIAFALAVVATAVWLFRNRLTGEQHEQSSLTGGFALLRERPRFSFGALCIFLYVGAEVAIGSLIVNYLMQPHVLALPEQAAGKLIGLYWGGAMVGRFIGSLLLRLVSPGKLLACVAVGATTLLLVSTTTTGFVSGYSLLAIGLMNAIMFPTIFSLACEKLGPRAADGSGIINVAIFGGAVVPLVTGVIADVSGSLAIAMALPALCYVLIAAFGWYARRPAQD
- a CDS encoding GAF domain-containing protein, yielding MVGKAHNHNDLVLSTVQSPQAAATSAVAASWCRSALHHGLDPAAASRNDRMDDRAVSRLREANGELLAAATPSLDRLFGSVGGAGCCVIISDVSGIVLETRALDADKEMFDAIGLAPGASWSESDEGTNGIGTCLVEARPVTIFRGDHFASRNVGVSCMDAPIFDPEGRLVAALDVSTARSDHGEAMATMIATLVQDAARSIERDFFCRRFADARIVYAGGNQPSAGAALLAVDRDDLVIGASRAARRQFRLGADSHFAPRPLADVMGTDGNNGFNDGERAILRQALARSGGNVAAAARLLGIGRATMYRRMERAGMGGMN
- the adh gene encoding aldehyde dehydrogenase, which codes for MDMQVSEATRMVSPFAASYDNFIGGKWVAPRAGRYFDNISPINGQVICRVARSDEADIELALDAAHAAKDAWGRTSAAERAVILNRIADVMEENLALLATAETWDNGKPIRETMAADMPLAIDHFRYFAGCIRAQEGSIAEIDHDTMAYHFHEPLGVVGQIIPWNFPILMAVWKVAPALAAGNCIVLKPAEQTPASIMVLMELIADLLPPGVLNVVNGFGLECGKPLASSKRIAKIAFTGETSTGRLIMQYASENLIPVTLELGGKSPNIFFADVAAQDDDFFDKAIEGFVMFALNQGEVCTCPSRALIHESIYDRFMERALKRVEAIVQGNPLDPATMIGAQASEEQQQKILRYLQIGRDEGAEVLTGGSAADLGGDLAGGFYIKPTVFRGHNKMRIFQEEIFGPVVSTTTFSTPEEALAIANDSAYGLGAGLWSRDANTCYRFGRAIQAGRVWTNCYHAYPAHAAFGGYKQSGIGRETHKMMLDHYQQTKNMLVSYAPQKLGFF